CGACACAGTTAAGCGGCACGTGTCTAGCCACGCTCAACCTGCACTGTTCCCTGACGCTcgtgtttttcccctcccctaCCTGAGCAGCATTGTAGGCGGCGATGTCGACTCCCTCTGCCTAGCCCTATACCTGtccaaaaataaacaccATGTCAAACTGCTAAGCGTTAAGACGAAATGCAGCCTCATTGACACGGCGTACTCGAAGCACAACGTATTCGAAGTGGGGAGGCACTATACCTTCCCCCTGGGTGGATCCACTTCTCGTTTTAATGAACTGCTTCGATGGGTGACTGTAGAGGATGAAAGTAAGTCTGAATGGcgataaaagaaattacgtCTCATCTTGTGTTAATCCACAAGCATAGTTTTCTAACACATGTTGGTCAATCATCCCCACAGATACACTGTAACCATTTTAATGTCATTACTCTCCCCTACcaccaccttttttttttttgcatagtTATTTTGAGCAACCCGTACGCAAACAACCTCTCCTACGTGGATGAATTGGGACGAATATACCGAgtcaataaatttattctgAAGATTTTGTTCTATCTTATGAAGGACCACCTCTTCGGATCATCCATCCATAACCGTAACCCTAGCCGTAACCCTAGCCGTAGCCCTAACCGTAGCCCTAACTGTAACCCTGACCGTAACCCTAACTGTAACCCTAACCCTGAGGACGAACGAATGGATTCCTTCTTATCGAAACGCTTCGACGCTAACTTATTCGAAAGTGTGATTAGTCCATACTGCTTCCACTACTTTGGGTACTCTCCCCGGGATGTGTTGATGCGGTAGGTGCGCTGATTGGGGCGAATGCTTAGCCAGGACTTGCATCCCTCTCCCCGCTTGGGCGCTTCCCCCGTCGGTGCTTCCCTCATTGGTGCTTCTCCCATTGGGACCCCCCTGCAGCTCCCACTTCTCCGAGTTTATGGACCTcctggaggaggagaagtcTCTCATCAAGGCCCTGCGCGCAACCGCCAAAAAAGATGGCTCTTCCATCTTtgccaaagaaaaaaagatcgGAAAATTCGGGAAGGGAAACGTCACCTTGGTGAGGTAAGCAGGGCTGACATCCACGCATACACTTAGTTTTGCCGCCCCGCTGGAATAAGGTCCACCGCCACCGCTCATCTTTCACCGCCACCGCTCATCTTTCACCGCCACCCTTCATCTTTCACCGCCACCCTTCATCTTTCACCGCCACCCTTCATCTTTCACCGCCACCCTTCATCTTTCACCGCCACCCTTCATCTTTCGCCTCCCCCTTTAGCAAACTGCGGGACCACCTAGAATTATGCAGCAACGTCCAAGTGATAACTCCGAGGGGAGACCTACAAATTAGGTGCATGCGCCGCGGGGTGAAGGTAGGCCCCCTCGATCGTCTCACCTGCGTTGGTTCTTCCCGCCCATCGTCTCACCTGCGTTGGTTCTTCCCGTCCATCGTCGCGTCTGTGTTGGTTCTTCCCGTCCATCGTCTCACCTGCGTTGGTTCTTCCCGTCCATCGTCGCGTCTGTGTTGGTTCTTCCCGTCCATCGTCCCACCTGTGTTGGTTCTTCCCGTCCATCGTCCCACCTGCTTTGGTTCTTCCCTTCTTTGCAGAGAGACCACTACATGTGTCCCTCAAAATGAGCGTGCTAATCCCCCCTccctctctttttttgctttccacTCTTGCCTCCCCACCTCAGGTGCGTCTTGGAAGGAAGTCCATCAAATGCgaacaaataattttctgtttGAGTCCACCCGAACTGAAAGCCCTTCTGCGGAACGTTATCTtcgaggagaagaaaaaagccGCGCTCGTGAAAAAAGGCGCGATCCAGAAAAAAGACGCGCACGTGAAAAAATACTTGTCGAAATTCCGCTCCCACGCGGTTAGAATTTCCAACGTTTGCTTTGCCAAGAATGCGTTGCCCTTCTCGCACTCGTTGGTAAGTTGCATGCACTCGCATgggaagggggaagggggagagAGAGACCCCACGAATGCAtgccttttcttttaccTGTATGTGTTGCGCCCTTCACGTGGATGTGCTGCTTCCCCACGCGCAGGAATCCCTCCTCTTGTTCAAACGGAACAAACAGAACAAGCTGATCTCTCTGTTGTACGACCGCAATATATTTCCCACCCAGTGTGATGGGCCTAGTGGACTCGAGGAGGACCATCCAGGAGAACCCTCGCCGGAGGGGGGCCTCTACGAGACGAGGTAACTGTTGGCCGCGTCTCTCATTTGTGTGTGCCTGGCGATTAGCAGGGGCGATTTGTGCATAGTGTACGTGATGCGTATGCTGTGCGTATGTAGTGCGTGTATGCTACTTGTCCGTCGCTTACGCGCCTATTACGTACCTCTTACACGCCGCTTACACCCCCCCTCCCTGCCGCAGCCTGCGATTCATGAGCAGAGAAACGGATGAACGCAAATCGGTGGAGGAAATAAATGGTTTCCTTCGAGGCGTCCTGGGTGTGCAGGAGAAACCCGACttggtaaacaaaaaaaggagaagcttCTCTGCACATGCACCCTGGAAGTGgctatccttttttttttttgcaacgtTGCAGTGTTGCGCTTGTTCTTTCGTTAGATGCTTCGCCCATTTGCTACCTCTCCGTGTTGTTACTTCACCGCCTCGCAGTTCATCAGCCACGTCCACCACGTCTTCCCCTTCGACGCGCGCGCCGACCGGACGTACAAAAAGATAATTAGCAGAAAGTGCCAACGGGTACGGCTCTTTTGGACATTCTACTTTTTTAGAAACTTCGAGTTTTGCCTGCAGGAGGCCAAGCGGTTTAGCGACGCGGTGTAGTGAAGCAGGTAGCGAAGCACCGTAGCGAAGCGGTGAGCGCCCTGGTCAGcgaagtagaagaagaagctccgcgtgtgtgtacatacCGTGGTGCCATTCCTTTCgcgtgtatttttttcctttattttgtcccCGCGAGCGGCACATGTGTTAGCTTTTTCCTACATCAGTTATCCCCCCTGCTTGTTATTCGATATGGTCCACTGCGTtgtctcctccccctttttccataattaattttttttttctgcacgaAATGTCGcccattttggagaaaaaccACCTGAACAACCTGAACGGTtaaggtatttttttttttttttttttttttaccctcaAATGGCTAGCTTCTCAGCAGAGATGCTCATCTTCTCCATTGGGAACCCCTTATCAGTTAAAGCTACATCATTTTAACAGTTGTGTAAAATGGGCAATCGGTTAATTGATCAATCGATCAGTCGCCAAATAGGGCGCGCAACTATCCATCGCCCActctttcaaaaaaagggaaaataatatagtGCCATAACCCCATGTGACCATGCGGCCCTCGAGTGCTGCATGGATTTGCCTGCTGCTACGCATCGCGAATTACACATGTTACGCCTACCACGTCGGTAGGCGTGACCTGTACATAGGCAGGGTGCCCCACCGAATGACCAAGCTGAACTACGAAAATGGGAAGCCGCAAATTGATGACGGCGTTGTGAATTACTTCAAGCGAATTCGGGAGGAATTCCCCTTCTTCAAGAGGGAAAACTGCCCCGCGTACTTCGACAGTGCGGCCACAACGCAGAAGCCGGCCTGCGTCATAAGGGTGAGCAGCGTGGTGAATGGGGGCGCTACGCAGTCACGCCGCCGTGTCGCTGCCTCACCGCTTCACTACGCAGTCACGTCGCCGCCTCATCGTCTCACCGCTTCGCTAAACAGTCACACCGCCGCCGTCTCGCCGCCTCACCGACTCACCGCCGCCTTACCACTCTTCCCCCAGAAACTGACCCAGTTTTACTCCAGCGAGAATGCCAACGTCCACCGaggaatttacaaaatgagcCTAGACGCAACGAACAGCTACGAACAAGTGAGgaaaacgataaaaaattacatcaaCTGCGAAAGGGAGgatgaaattatatttacgaGCGGAACGACACACGGACTGAACCTCATTTGCAACATGGTGATGGACCGAGTAAtccaaagaaggaaagacGAAATATACCTGACCTATCTAGAACATCACTCCAATATAGTTCCCTGGCAAGAacagataaaaaagaaaaaaaaaggaaaaataaaatacatccCACTAAAGAGTACAGGATATATAAACATCAAAaagttacgaaaaaaaattaataaaaatactaaaataatttcaataAGTCATGTATCCAATGTGTTAggaaatgtgcaaaaattatCTGCGATTATAAGGGCAGTGAGGGaggtaaaaaagaatataattGTGATTGTAGATGCTGCTCAAAGCTTTGCACACATAAGGTATGACCTGAAACGAATGGAAGCTAATAACTGTTGCCCTGATGTACTTATCGCATCTGGACATAAATTTTGTGCAGCTTTGGGATGTGGttttatttacttaaaaaacaCCTTAACACGTTCATACAAATTTAAACCACTTTTGTACGGAAGCAATATGATAACAACTGTTGGTAAATATGAATCAGAGTTTGCGTCCTCTCCACATCTCTTCGAGTCGGGCACGCAGAACATCGCGGGAGTCATTTCCATGGGGGTCGCAATTGACTTTTTGGAAAAGATCGACCAGCGTCTTCTGTATCGTTACGAGATGTACCTCTACGATATTCTCGTTTATTATTTGGGTCAGCATTTGCAGCAGGGCTTGGTGCAGCTcccgggggggggagcgatCAGCGGTAGCGACGGGAGCAGCGGTAGCACCCAGAGCAGCGGTGTGGCTGCTGGAACAAGCCGCGAGAACGATCAGTGCAGGCTGTACATCCACAACAGCCGAAAGggcaagggaaaaaaagtgcccATATTGCCCCTGTGGTCAGACCAGTTCACCTCCTTCGACCTGGTAACCTTCTtggatttcaaaaatgtttgTGTCCGGTCTGGTCACCACTGCGCATCGCTACTTCTGAAGGAGTTCCTGCGCATCCCCGACTGCGCGCGcgcttcgctttttttttacaacaccCCTGAGGAGGTTCAGTACCTGGCTGAGCAGATCGCGTCCGTTGCGCGAATGCTGAGTGGGATGAAGAAGTGGGAGGTGCGGTGAAGAAGTGGGAGGTGCGGTGAAGAAGTGGGAGGTGCGATGAAGAAGTGGGAGGTGCGACATAGAAATGGGAGCTTCGACGAAGTAGGACGTTGTAACTTCGACGGTGGGGGACCTCCTTGGTGGCTATCACCGATATGACCCCTTTGGTGACTCCACCCCACTCTCACAAAAGTGTATATGCCGGTATGTACGTCCCACTTTTGTGGATCCTCTCCGAGTCAGTCACTTTACCGCTTACATTTGAGGAGCGGTTGAAGAGGATATAGTCTCCTCTTCGTAAGagagccccttttttttttttttttttttttttccacaaacTTCCATTCGATCGATTCGATCGTTTGATCGGCTAGCCCACTCGCCGATTTGCTCCGTTTGGCACTTTTGCCACTTTTGGCATATTTGACTCTCGCAGCACATTTGAGGCGCCCTCGTCTCCGTTTGCGACATCtccttcctccatttttgagGCCCTGGCGCCGACAGCATGGGGTGCCAGCCCGATTATTTTCACCGCCCCCGCGGTTGCCACAAGGGGGAGCAGCAGTAGAAGCAGCAGTAGGAGtagaagcaggaggaggatCGCTTTTGAATTTATGCCCCTCTtggtttccctttttgtcaACCCGGGGGACCTCTCCCCGGTGGAACCCCCCCTTAGTGGTACCTCTCCCCCCGCCAACCCACCATGGGGATCCCCCGCAACAGCCTCAAAATCGCGCAGAGCGCGTTGAAGGTGAAACCAACAAGGAGAAGCTGCAACCCTGCCCTTGTCAAACACACAGCACGAGCAGCAGTATACAAAAAGCACAAAGGGATGTTCAAAGCAGCggagaaggaaataaaaagagaaggaaaatatttagaGGAGTTGCTATTTAAGAAGAAGCTACACCTCCTATGTGAAAAGGACAtaagcaaaattttgaaaaaggtgataaaaggaaaggttaaaaatgaactaGTGTGGGATGAGTTGCAGAGAGTGATCTTTTGCTGCAATGTGGGGTGTGCGGGGGGGGGACGTCCACATGAGGGGCCAGCTGAGGGGTGGGCGGTGGACCCACATGAGGAGCCAGCTGAGGGGCGATCGATGGACCTACTTGATGAGCCAGTTGAGGGTCAGCCGATGGACCCACATGAGGATCCAGCTGAGGGGCGGCCGGTGGACCCACTTGCCCAGACATCacctccctccccccccctcacaATGAACGATGAAAAGAGGGACCACACCACACCGTACAACCGCCACTTCGACCACGTGAACGCGTACCTCCTATCTATCGCTGTGCAGAAGCTAAACAAAAGGAGCGCCTCCCTCCTCAACTTCCTCTTTGCCTACCTAAGAGAGTCCTACCGTACCATGGAACCTCGTCACTTTTTGCAAGTATTTCTCGTGCTTGTAAAGCATACTTTCCGAGACGTATCCCTAGTGCACCGGgttgcctctcccccccgtGGTGGCAACGCAGAGGTGGAACTGCCTCCACTGGGAAGAGATAATCAAGCGTCTCACACGTTGCACAGCTCGTCAAATTCGCCCACCTCTTCCACCTCGCCCACCTCGCGTGAGGAGCTTTTCCGTCGGGGGGACAGAGAGGAGCCCCCCACGGGGAGGCAACACCGCCACAGGACACAAATGATCCGCGCGGAGAAGAACCTCCTGCACATCTTAACTCTACACTGTgcagaaaatattaacatgTTTACACTAAATGACGTTGCCATGACATGTGAAgccctctccttttttacgttaAGAGACAATCCCTTTATCCCCTTCTGGAATGAAGTCCTGTCTCGCTTCTTCGGAGTGTCACCTCCGAGGGGCGAACTGGAAAACACACCTCTGCATCTAGACGACTCCCTTTCAAGGGGGAACACCATCagcggaagaagaagcagaagcagcagcagaagcggaagcagaagcagaagcaacaacggcagcagcagcaacgaCGGGCTATCTCCCTACCTCAGGAGGAGAGGACTTAATGTTGGCTTCGCGGAGAAGCAAACGAATGGAAGACGTGACACAGTTCCGGAGTGGTGTGTCGAACTAAGTGGCAGGAATATCCTGAGCCTACTTAAGTACACATGCCTCTATGGGTACCTCCACGCGGACGTTCTCATCCCCTTGGtgaagaaagcaaaaaatatttttttcgaaatgcTCTTGGATATAACGTTACATGAGTGCGTAGAAATTCTTTCCTTCTTGGATAGTATAAAGGAGTTGGAGGATAAGACTGCGGAGCTGAGGGAGAGGATCCATTTCTACGAACATCAGTTTGGAGGAACCCTCATGGTGACTCAGTACGATGTGAAGTGTCTCGTGACATTGGCACAGCTCTCCTTTGATAGGCTTCAcgttgttccatttttatcagTTTTTCTAAACAACGTGCACAAATTTTCTGGTGAGGATGCCGCCCGGTTGGTTCGCCTGTTGCTGGCGAGTTGGGCCGCACACACGGGGGAAGTAGCCTgcacagagggggggaagcacctAAGGGAAGAAGTCTgcacagagggggggaatcACCTAGGGGAagccccccctcccctctaCACCTCTACCTGCGTGAGGGGACTCCTCTCCGCGCTGCTTCCCTCCTGCCCAGAAATAATCTCCCAGCTAACCTACACAGAAATGCTCATCCTCTGTGGAGCTCTAGACAACAATACACTGCCaaacaaaaatatcattaagAGAGTAGCTACGAGAACCTGTGACGATTTGAAGAAGGTGGACCTCCCAAGTAAGCACCTCCCTCCTGCCTATGTCGACTATCTGTTCCTAATTACTTTCACATTGCACAAGTATGAAGGTTATGTGAATAGCAATATGGTGAGTTTCTTAATAAAGACTGTAATGGAGACGAAGGAAGAGAAGCTGTGGGCACAAAATCGGAGGTACCATTAtgccttttatttattaactCTACATCGAGATGGGAGAGACGGAAATGcgtctccttctgcttcttcttcttctccctcttcttcatcctcctcctcctccgccaTGTGGGTAGATTACTTCAATTCCGTTTGGGGGAGTCTCACCCCTCGGTTGGGTGAAGAGACCTTGTACAGTCTCCTCTTAGTCTATTTTGAGAGGGCTAAACGGGGGGACTACCGACCTTTGCTGCGGCACCtcggggggaaggggggtgCTACTCCTGCTGCGGCTGCCACTACTTCTGCTGCTGCTGGTACTTCTTATGCTGGTGCTGCCCCTGGTGGAGGAGGTAGCCCAGGGAGGTACGCATCCGTGAAGCGGTCAGCAGCGAGATGTGCAAAGAAGAAAGCCCTAGTGGTCGTGTCCCCCTACGACCGCCGCTTCATCTACAGCGAGAAGCAAATAAAGGAGGAACTACTCAAACTGTTTCTACAACTGTGGGTAGCCTACCCAATTAGATCGGGAAGGAAATATCTCGACCTGCTAATCGTTCTGAATGCATTTAGTCAAGACTCACATGTGCGGAGCTACCTGTTCAGCATGCATGTCGTGAATCGGATTAGTCGATACATAGCATTCTTTACCGAGAAGGGTAACCTTACGGTGCATCTGTGCGAAGACCCAGTGACGAAAGAACCCATTTGTGTGAACCTGTCTAAGCTGCGACATGCGTACAAGCGGATGGGGAGCAAGTGGGGAGAGGCTGGGAAGGTGGGGATGTcggagaagggggagaagtcgGAGAGGGGGGCGAAGTCGGAGAAGGCGGAGAAGCTACTTGCCACGAAGACGCAGTCGCATATTCACCAGCTGGACAACGCTACTCGAAACTACATCCTAAACGACTACAAGCACAAGGAGAGTGTTGCCGTGCGGGGGGATGCCCCCCGGAAGGGGAGACCCGCTAAGTACCTTCGGAATTGCAAGAGGGGGGAACCGGTGCTGGGTGCCCTGTCGGCGTATGGCCATCAGTAGAGATGTGTGCGTAGTGTAGGGGCGGTGGTGGTTGCAGCGGTGGTGGTTGTAGCGGTTGCGCTGCCATCGGTTGCGGTGGCTATCCGCCAGCTTAACCAACGAGAGAGCAGCACTGCGATCGGTGCCAAAATGGgagatgacaaaaaaatcgcaTCCACTATTCTCATAATGATGATACTACGTTAAAAGGGAGTTCGTTCGAGGGAGtaaagagggggaaaaggttttgcttttttgctttttttgcttttttttgctttttttttttgcggtgGATGAAGCTgtttgggaaaaaacaaacgaatgTTGACATGGAAGGAGTCGCTTGGGTCGCTTCTGCGCTGGTTGGCGGTTCGGCCGGTTAGCGGTTTGGCCGGTTAGCGGTTTGGCCGGTTAGCGGTTTGGCCGGTTAGCGGTTTGGCCGGTTAGCAGTTTGGCCGGTTAGCAGTTTGGCCGGTTAGCAGTTTGGCCGCtccaccgctccaccgctCCGCTAGTCATACTTGCCAATAAAGTAGTCCTTATCGAAGTGGTAAATCCTTGCGAAGCCGTCTTCTCCCCCGGAGACAAACCCGTCGCCGTGTGGCAGGAATTTGATAGAATGCACAGTTCCGAAGTGGCCCTTGATGCTTCCCAACTCGTTTGCATGGATGATGTCATACAGCAGTGTCTGGAACTTACCCTCCCCCGTGGCAGTCGTTGTAACATGTTCAGCTGCCTGACCACCAGCTAAAATTATGTGATTTTTTGGGTTGTTTTCATTCTTAAAAAGAGGAGAGATATCACACGTGTTGAGTGGCCTATCCGCTGTATACTCATTTATCACGTCAAAATTTATTGCATCCCTTAACGTTGCTGTTCCATCAGATGACGATGTTAGCATTATCATCCTGTCCTTGTCGAATGCCATGTTTGTCACCTCCTTAGAATGAGCttgtatttttctcatttgatGTCCATCCTCAGCGTTCCATATTACTATCTCTCCATTTTCGTGTGCTGATAAAATAAGTTTATCGAAAAAACACCACCTCACTTGGATACACCTACTCTCGTGTTCCTGTTTCCATACCACTgaattactttttaaatcataTAGCTTAATGAACCGTTTATGTTCTGCCTTCAGTCTGTCCGTGGCAACAATTAACTTACTTTGATCCAACGgatttttgttaaactcTACAAAACGCACAGGTCCAT
This sequence is a window from Plasmodium cynomolgi strain B DNA, chromosome 3, whole genome shotgun sequence. Protein-coding genes within it:
- a CDS encoding eukaryotic translation initiation factor 3 subunit 2 (putative) → MKRKYLCGHNRPLTHVNTNYDGDLLFTTGRDKKFILWRLADGNQIGLYECSGAVYNSDVTYDSKRIACSSAANKVYIFDVYTGETLTVMEENGPVRFVEFNKNPLDQSKLIVATDRLKAEHKRFIKLYDLKSNSVVWKQEHESRCIQVRWCFFDKLILSAHENGEIVIWNAEDGHQMRKIQAHSKEVTNMAFDKDRMIMLTSSSDGTATLRDAINFDVINEYTADRPLNTCDISPLFKNENNPKNHIILAGGQAAEHVTTTATGEGKFQTLLYDIIHANELGSIKGHFGTVHSIKFLPHGDGFVSGGEDGFARIYHFDKDYFIGKYD
- a CDS encoding hypothetical protein (putative), coding for MGIPRNSLKIAQSALKVKPTRRSCNPALVKHTARAAVYKKHKGMFKAAEKEIKREGKYLEEESYRTMEPRHFLQVFLVLVKHTFRDVSLVHRWCVELSGRNILSLLKYTCLYGYLHADVLIPLVKKAKNIFFEMLLDITLHECVEILSFLDSIKELEDKTAELRERIHFYEHQFGGTLMVTQYDVKCLVTLAQLSFDRLHVVPFLSVFLNNVHKFSGEDAARLVRLLLASWAAHTGEVACTEGGKHLREEVCTEGGNHLGEAPPPLYTSTCVRGLLSALLPSCPEIISQLTYTEMLILCGALDNNTLPNKNIIKRVATRTCDDLKKVDLPSKHLPPAYVDYLFLITFTLHKYEGYVNSNMVSFLIKTVMETKEEKLEKQIKEELLKLFLQLWVAYPIRSGRKYLDLLIVLNAFSQDSHVRSYLFSMHVVNRISRYIAFFTEKGNLTVHLCEDPVTKEPIC
- a CDS encoding hypothetical protein (putative) yields the protein MSLLKDSELEELHRKIIDGTIEKCSQFYNTRILEAIKIRWLKIYERKLQVTEKGSDQPGVPQQQGAPNLTDTFEDDEFEDAEVEEKEIVQLEEHVQDDEADELKELDDISISDLSDVDPPTSNVIVGICDKITKPCGRRNASSNWKIKLKGGLMKRLTVLLPLPDGVVPSARPANGQGYQIYMVRSNETIVGGDVDSLCLALYLSKNKHHVKLLSVKTKCSLIDTAYSKHNVFEVGRHYTFPLGGSTSRFNELLRWVTVEDETVTLAVALTVALTVTLTVTLTVTLTLRTNEWIPSYRNASTLTYSKVSHFSEFMDLLEEEKSLIKALRATAKKDGSSIFAKEKKIGKFGKGNVTLVSKLRDHLELCSNVQVITPRGDLQIRCMRRGVKVRLGRKSIKCEQIIFCLSPPELKALLRNVIFEEKKKAALVKKGAIQKKDAHVKKYLSKFRSHAVRISNVCFAKNALPFSHSLESLLLFKRNKQNKLISLLYDRNIFPTQCDGPSGLEEDHPGEPSPEGGLYETSLRFMSRETDERKSVEEINGFLRGVLGVQEKPDLFISHVHHVFPFDARADRTYKKIISRKCQRVRLFWTFYFFRNFEFCLQEAKRFSDAV
- a CDS encoding cysteine desulfurase (putative); this encodes MRPSSAAWICLLLRIANYTCYAYHVGRRDLYIGRVPHRMTKLNYENGKPQIDDGVVNYFKRIREEFPFFKRENCPAYFDSAATTQKPACVIRKLTQFYSSENANVHRGIYKMSLDATNSYEQVRKTIKNYINCEREDEIIFTSGTTHGLNLICNMVMDRVIQRRKDEIYLTYLEHHSNIVPWQEQIKKKKKGKIKYIPLKSTGYINIKKLRKKINKNTKIISISHVSNVLGNVQKLSAIIRAVREVKKNIIVIVDAAQSFAHIRYDLKRMEANNCCPDVLIASGHKFCAALGCGFIYLKNTLTRSYKFKPLLYGSNMITTVGKYESEFASSPHLFESGTQNIAGVISMGVAIDFLEKIDQRLLYRYEMYLYDILVYYLGQHLQQGLVQLPGGGAISGSDGSSGSTQSSGVAAGTSRENDQCRLYIHNSRKGKGKKVPILPLWSDQFTSFDLVTFLDFKNVCVRSGHHCASLLLKEFLRIPDCARASLFFYNTPEEVQYLAEQIASVARMLSGMKKWEVR